The proteins below come from a single Necator americanus strain Aroian chromosome V, whole genome shotgun sequence genomic window:
- a CDS encoding hypothetical protein (NECATOR_CHRV.G19088.T1) → MNTEPPVADWISFVLGPRQCTGMRLAHMEEKLALAHLLIRYDIATTNDTMRNEHVERMFAKLGEKSESIGLQLSLRTLFEADGSRNEHEEQLDLRAVQGEKREKGGSGSTWDHRGFSEEDQEYHDHLPNIKVFPALTYVSET, encoded by the exons ATGAACACAGAGCCGCCAGTAGCTGATTGGATATCGTTTGTGTTAGGTCCCCGACAGTGTACCGGAATGAGACTAGCGCATATGGAGGAGAAGCTCGCTCTCGCTCATCTGCTGATAAGATATGACATAGCAACAACTAATGATAC CATGCGGAACGAACACGTGGAACGAATGTTTGCCAAACTCggcgaaaaaagtgaaagcatcggtcttcagctgagtCTGCGAACGCTGTTCGAAGCGGATGG GTcgagaaatgaacatgaagaacaaCTTGACCTCCGAGCTGTGCAGGGGGAAAAGAGGGAAAAGGGCGGTTCAGGGAGCACATGGGATCATCGGGGATTTAGCGAAGAGGACCAAGAGTACCATGATCATCTCCCTAACATCAAAGTATTTCCTGCCTTGACCTATGTCTCAGAAACCTGA
- a CDS encoding hypothetical protein (NECATOR_CHRV.G19088.T2) — protein sequence MRNEHVERMFAKLGEKSESIGLQLSLRTLFEADGSRNEHEEQLDLRAVQGEKREKGGSGSTWDHRGFSEEDQEYHDHLPNIKVFPALTYVSET from the exons ATGCGGAACGAACACGTGGAACGAATGTTTGCCAAACTCggcgaaaaaagtgaaagcatcggtcttcagctgagtCTGCGAACGCTGTTCGAAGCGGATGG GTcgagaaatgaacatgaagaacaaCTTGACCTCCGAGCTGTGCAGGGGGAAAAGAGGGAAAAGGGCGGTTCAGGGAGCACATGGGATCATCGGGGATTTAGCGAAGAGGACCAAGAGTACCATGATCATCTCCCTAACATCAAAGTATTTCCTGCCTTGACCTATGTCTCAGAAACCTGA